The following DNA comes from Microbacterium foliorum.
TCGTCCCACGTCTGCACCTGGTACGGGGCGAACACATCGGTGTTCTGCAGGGCGACCGTGAGGCCGAGGTCGAACACGTCGGGTGCGGTGTCGAGGCCCTCGTTCGTCTTCGCGGCCTGGATCTCTTCCGCGCTCGAGACGTCGGGTGATGCCTCGTTGATCGTGATCTCGGGGTACTTCTCGGCGAAGAGGTCGAGGATCTCGCCGTAGTTGGCCCAGTCGCGCGGAAGGGCGATGACGTTGAGCTGGCCCTCGGCCTTGGCGGCCTCTTCGAGCTCGGCGAAGGAGCCGAAGTCCTCGACCGAGGTGGCTGCTGCGGCGTCGACCTCGTCGCTGCCGGCGGCCGGGGCCTCAGCGCCCGTCGCGCAGGCGGTCAGGCCGAGCGCTGCGGTGGTGAACAGGGCGATGCCGGCGCCGATGCGCGCGCGGCGGTGGAAGTTTGTCATCAGGGTCCTCTCGGTGCCCGGCGTTGCGCGCCGGATTCGGGTTGCGAGAGGACACTATGAGCCGCGGGTTGCCGATCATCGCGGCCTCGGTGAACGCGAGGTGTCCGGGTCGTGGCGGGTCGCCCACGCTCGGCTTGACGCCGGTCGTCGGGGTGACGTGCGGTCTGACATCCTGGACGGATGGACATCGGCAGTGTGCTCGGGCTCGAGCAGCTCACCTGGGGCACGCTGATCCTCATCGTCATCGCGGCGTTCGCCGCTGGGTGGATCGACGCGGTCGTGGGTGGCGGCGGGTTGCTGCAGCTGCCTGCGCTGCTGCTGATCCCCGGGATCTCGCCGATCCAGGCCCTCGCCACCAACAAGCTCGCCTCCGTGTTCGGCACGGCCACGAGCAGCGTCACGTACTACCGTCGAGCGAAGCCCGACATTCGCACGGCGCTGCCGATGGCCGTGATCGCCCTGGCCGGATCGTTCGGCGGGGCAGCCGTCGCGACGATCCTGCCGGCCGCGGCATTCAAGCCGATCATCGTCGTCGCGCTGCTCGCCGTCGCCCTCTTCACGGCGTTCCGCCCACAGATGGGCGCGGCGACGCGCCTGCGGTTCAGCGGCCACAAGCACCACATCATGGCAGGGCTCGCCGGACTCGTGATCGGGTTCTACGACGGGCTGATCGGACCGGGAACCGGGACCTTCCTGGTGATCTCGCTCGTCGCACTGCTGGGGTACGACTTCCTGCAGGCGAGTGCGAAGGCGAAGATCGTGAACCTCGCCACGAACACCGGCGCGCTGCTCCTCTTCATCCCACACGGTGCCGTGCTGTGGCTGCTGGGCGGGATCCTCGCGGTGGCGAATGTCGCCGGCAGCTATCTCGGCTCGCGCATGGCGATCTCACGCGGCACGACCTTCATCCGCGTCGTGTTCCTCGTCGTGGTGGTCGCCCTGATCGCCAAGCTCGGCGTCGACGTGTGGAACGAGAACATCGCGCCCGCGCTCGCCGCCCTGCGCTGAGCATCCGTCCGTCCCGCGCGTGCGCGTCGTGAGTCCGATTGCTCTTGGTAAGGCCGGTTCGAGGGGATTCGGACTTCTGGGGCGCACTGTGACTTGTGTGGCGTGCGGCCGCGGCGGCGCTGAGCATCCGTCCGTCCGCGCGTACGCGTCGTGAGTCCGATTGCGCTTGGTAAGGCCGGTTCGAGGGGATTCGGACTTCTGAGGCGCACTGTGACTTGCCAGGCCCGCGGCCGCGCCCACCCCACGCCCACGACCAGGGCCGCGGCCAAGCCCCCCGCTGCGCTGAGCATGCGAAGAGGCCCCCTCCTGCGTGAGCGGGAGAGGGCCTCTTTGTGCGAGGGTCAGGCCTCGTCGTCCTCGGG
Coding sequences within:
- a CDS encoding sulfite exporter TauE/SafE family protein; the encoded protein is MDIGSVLGLEQLTWGTLILIVIAAFAAGWIDAVVGGGGLLQLPALLLIPGISPIQALATNKLASVFGTATSSVTYYRRAKPDIRTALPMAVIALAGSFGGAAVATILPAAAFKPIIVVALLAVALFTAFRPQMGAATRLRFSGHKHHIMAGLAGLVIGFYDGLIGPGTGTFLVISLVALLGYDFLQASAKAKIVNLATNTGALLLFIPHGAVLWLLGGILAVANVAGSYLGSRMAISRGTTFIRVVFLVVVVALIAKLGVDVWNENIAPALAALR